The sequence TGGGATGTTGTTTTGGGATTGCTCTGCAAATGAGAGTctagattattttaaatttggtttttttttttattatttcctgatTCATTTTTGTGATTTGCACACTATTTTTATCCATGATGATGTCAGCATCGTATTGACCGATAAAAAAAGGTTAGAGGTGGAGCGGTGTGTGATGCAAAAATAAAGCCTTTAACTCAACATAACAAACAGTTAGCGGTTAGAACATCTTTAGTGAGAAAATCTAAAGAAATGCTTTTTCTCTAATCAGCATGGCGTCCAGATAGGAAGAGGGGTGAGGCAGTCAGTCTTACCAACGTGGTCTTTGCCCATAGCTGccagagtgaggaagaggaactCTCTGTACAAACTCctgtcaaacacaaaacacacaacatccaCCAACAAAGCATAAAAACGTATACGCATAAAGAAGACATTCACATTTCACTTATTATCTTGTTCAAAAACTGGCCCCAGTGTAGCCCCAGTGTAAACCCAGTGTAGTCCCAGTGTAGCCCCAGTGTAACCCCAGTGTAACCCCAGTGTAAACCCAGTGTAGCCCCAGTGTAGCCCCAGTGTAACCCCAGTGTAACCCCAGTGTAAACCCAGTGTAGTCCCAGTGTAGCCCCAGTGTAACCCCAGTGTAAACCCAGTGTAGCCCCAGTGTAGCCCCAGTGTAAACCCCAGTGTAAACCCAGTGTAAACCCAGTGTAAATCCTGTATAATCCCATTGTAAAACCCAGTGTAAACCCAGTGTAACCCCAGTAAAACCCCCACCTCTGAGTCCAGGCGGAGCCCGGCTGTTTGTCCAGCGTATCCAGGAAGAGGGTGACAGCTTTGTGCACCTCGTTCATGCCGACCCAGCGCAGCACCTCCTCCAGGAAGGACAACGTGAATGGGTGGTTGTGTCTCCGCCAGTTGTAGCTCCTCATCGGGACGCCACCTGGTGGAAGAAGGCGGTAGGTGGATTCTCATGAAAGAGTTAAACTAATTGGAGTATTGAGTTCTTGTTACTGGGTCTGGGTCTTACTGTGGATCCTCCAGAGGATGTAGAGGGGGCCACTGGTCTGTGTCGGGGGTCAGGGTGTCCCAGAGGAGCCTCACCCTCACAGCTGAGTTCTCAAACTGGGAAACACATGAGGAGAGAAACTGTGTGTTGTGGTCTTTAATGTCACCCCTACCTCCCTGATTTCATGGTGTCAAAAACTAGGACTTATGTTGAGGCTGTTTGGTGGACATCCTGAATACCTTATTTTCTACTAACATAGTCACTCTACTAAGAGTTTTGATCTTTGATTTTTAGATATGAATTAACTGTATATGTTGAATGGTTATTTCAAATTGTAATTTGAGCTTCTGTAGATCTGCAGCTTTTTGAATGATTGAAGACTTTCTGAACCGTCAGACAGAACCTGTACACACGTCAAAACTCGTTGAGCAGGTTTGTCTGGAGAAAACTCTGACTGGCTGTTGGTCCACTACCAAAGTAACAGTTAACTGTCCCTTATGGACCATCTCATCAGACTGTGTTCTACCTGAGAGAACTGGCTGACCAGTGGCGAGGCTCTGACCAGCTGCAGCAGGTTACTGGGCAGACCGAGGCGCTGGAAGTACCACACCAAGTTCCAGAAGATGATGGAGTGGTTTTCAAGAAACTGAGGCTGGGCCAGGACCGCCTCGCCCTCGTTCTCCAGCAGACTCTCCAGCTCCTTCCTCAGGACCAGAGGGCTCAGGTAGGCCACCGTCACCTGGGGCGCTGCCCACTGAGGAAGACTGAGGGGGGGGTCAGCGGGACGGGAAGTATGGCAGCCAAGAAGATGAAGAGACTGATTTAAGGTGCATGTTACCGTGGTGGTTCTGCTGTTCTCCGAGTAGCTGCTGGTCTCA is a genomic window of Anoplopoma fimbria isolate UVic2021 breed Golden Eagle Sablefish unplaced genomic scaffold, Afim_UVic_2022 Un_contig_6315_pilon_pilon, whole genome shotgun sequence containing:
- the LOC129114941 gene encoding DENN domain-containing protein 4B-like, coding for MRSYNWRRHNHPFTLSFLEEVLRWVGMNEVHKAVTLFLDTLDKQPGSAWTQRSLYREFLFLTLAAMGKDHVGKTDCLTPLPIWTPC